The window CTTGACTGGCTTGATACAAGTCTTCACTAGGCAAAGTCATGCTAACGCTCGCTTGGCAAGTCGTTAATCCATTGGTATTGGCTTCTTGTAGTACTGCCGCATTTTGCACATCGATTAAGATGCCGTTTATTTTGCTACTAACAATAGCACTGCTTAGGCTAATTTCTGCCTCATTAGCATAGCTGGCAGCTAAAATTTGCGCTTGCTGATTGAGTGTGTTGCTGAGAGCATTTTTTAGGCGATCTTGTACCATTGGGTCATCACAATTGATGGCAGGCGCTACCGCACTATCATTAGCGATCGGCTGCTCGATGGTGGCATCTGCAGTTTCAATGCTATCCTCTGCATCATCTGAGCGGCTACACCCGGCAACGGCTATGCCACATATCAGACTGACACCAGCCACTTGTGGCCATTTGATCCATTTTTTATTCGCTGCGCTCATACTCAATTTGCTCCCGATTTACTTATACTTACCACTGTCGGCGGACAGTATTTGCCATTCATACCGCAACAATAGCCGTGATAGCTTTGAAAATCACGTTATTATACGGGGTTTGAATGAGATGGTCATTAGTGTAGCCCATTGACATACAAATAAAATCTATCAATGACCCCAAAACCTGTCTTTAGTTGCAAAAACATAACAAACCTCAGGGTAGAAGTTGCTTATAACGACACAATCAATAGTTAAGCTTGTTACTTAGCCTTTGAACTTGCTATTAAATGCTCAAGCCAATGCTAAATAACCCATAACTACGTACATTTTCCACAAAAAATTATAAAATGATTCTTATAAAATACATTAAAAATATTAAATAAAACTGTCGATAATAATAGCCTATGATAAATTTTAAAAACACTCGTCTCGTTGGTCATCGCGGCGCTCGCAGTGAAGTGCTAGAGAACACCTTATCCGGTTTTCAACACGCGCAACGTTTACAACCGCGCGGCTTGGCGGGGATCGAGTTTGATGTACAGCTGACTTCTGACGGGCATTTAGTCATTTTTCATGATGAGACTCTACAGCGGTTATGCGGTCTACCATCCCGTATTGATCAGCTTAACCTTATTGAGATTCAGCGTCACCTGCAGTCGGGCCATCAAATCATTACCTTAGATAAGTTATCGCAGGCACTGAGCGCCTCTGCTGACAGACCATCCGTTTTAAACTCATCCGCTTCAAAACTGTTGTCAACAGCACAGAAGCGCGCGCAGAACAATTTATTAGGTCTGCCTAATTTTCCCTCTTTTACTGAGACCACCGCTTTAAAATTACCAGCCAATACCTTGACTCAGTTCACTCATATTGAGTTGGAGATAAAAACCCACAACCGCACTGACTATCCAAAATTAATTAAAGCGTTGAAGCGCTACTTAATAGACAGTCCACTTGCCGGCCTACCTATTGTACTCACCAGCTTCGATGTGCAACTCCTCGCTCAGCTACAACGCGATAAATTATTGACTCATATCCCGCGTGGCTTGCTGGCACGCACACCAGAATTATTGGTGACCGCACCCAATACCGCATTGCAACTTGGCTGTACCCAGCTTGGTATCTATTATCTGCTACTTAGTCAGTCAGTGATTCAGCATTGTCATCGTTATGGTTTGCCAGTAAGTGCATGGACGGTCAATGATATTGAAGTGATTAAACAACTGGTAAAGTGGCAAGTCGATGTGATTATCACTGATATTCCAAGCCAGTTATTATAGATACTTGATTATGATAGTTTCTTATCTGATAACTGCTTGTTAGTGATCAATTAGTAATGGCAAGCGTTTAATTCTTTCGATTAACAGCTATTGATGATCGTCAAATTATGACAGACAAACCAATAATTATTACTATGCTAAAGATCTTATATTTACTCCTCAATATAGTCTTAAAAAACCAACATATTCCCAATGTTACTTACACTTTTGCCTAATGCCTGATAGGTAATAAGATATTTACGGAAATATATTCTATAATCCATACAAGTTATTGTTATTTAGCAATATTTTTATAGTGTATAGGTGTTCACTTTAGTATCTTTTTACTGTAATATAGAGGCTTAAATTAATACCGTTAGGGATATTATATGATTGCAAAAAAAGCACTTGGCTTACCGCTTAAAGGCTTACGTTTCGCTATCAAATCTGGTAACACGCTGGTACAAAATGCCACCACTCAGGTGACGCGTTTTAAGACACGCTTCGATGTTAATAAATCGGATAGCGCACTTCATGGGGAGCGCGCTGCGACGAGTGGATATGTCAATAATGCGTCTGCATCTAACAAGAATAGCGACGTGTCTATGAATGGGGCAATCGATATTCGGGAGCTCGAGTTCACAAAAGCGCCGATTAACTGGATACCAGCCGCACTTTTGGTAGCCACACCGATTGCTGCTGCAGTCATTACCCCCTGGTATCTAATGACTCATCAAGTCAGTGCACCCGTTTGGGGCGTATTTGGTGCGTTTATGGTATGGACAGGTATTAGTATTACCGCAGGCTATCATCGTCTGTTGTCGCATCGTGCCTATAAAGCACATCCGATAGTAAAAAACTTCCTTTTGCTTGGTTCTACACTAGCATTACAGGGATCAGCTTTTGATTGGGTTTCTGGTCACCGTAGCCATCACCGTCATGTTGATCACCGCTTAGACGATCCGTATTCAGCGCAGCGTGGCTTTTGGTTTAGCCACGTGGGTTGGATGCTACGCAACTATCCTAGCGGTAAGTTTGACTACAAGAACATCCCGGATTTGACCAAAGATAAAGTATTACAAATTCAGCATAAATATTATGGTCTTTGGGTATTGGCCACCAACGTTGGCTTAGTAGCTGCTATTGGTTGGCTGCTTGGTGATGTTTGGGGTACCTTAGTGCTGGTCGGTTTGCTACGTTTGGTACTGACCCATCACTTTACCTTCTTTATTAACTCGTTATGTCATATGTTTGGCACGCGTCCTTATACTGATACTAACAGTGCACGTGATAACTTTATGTTAGCGATCTTTACTTGGGGTGAGGGCTATCATAACTATCATCACTTCTTCCAATACGACTATCGTAACGGTGTGAAATGGTGGCAATATGATCCAACCAAATGGTTAATTGCGGGACTATCAAAAGTAGGTTTAACCACTGAGCTACGCACTATTGATGATACGACTATCAAGCATGCTGAAGTGCAAATGCAGTTTAAAAAAGCACAGCAACAAATCGATACCGTTAATGCGGTTGGTCTTGATATTCCTCATGCGATGCAAAGCTTCCAAGATCGTATTAAGTTTGAATACGATGCCTTTACGCAGACCGTAGAAGAATGGCAAGCGCTAAAAGCAAAATCTGTTGAGCTTAAAAAGACTGAATTTGCAGATCGCTTACATGAAGCTGATGAAAAGCTTAAGCTTGAATATGCCAAGATTGAACAGAAAATCCTTGAGCATAACGATAACTTAAAAATAGCGTTTCGCTCTATTGGTCATAGCAGTAAAGCCGCTTAAAGCTATATATAGTCAACTGAACATCTTTATTATGACCTTTTTCCTTCCCCTTGTCTTTTATAGATAGGGGTTTTTTTTGTGCTTTATTTTCTTGCGTGCTGTTCGCAAGCGGGACAGAGACTACAAAAAACTCACTCCTGTAGCCCAGTAACCTCAGGTCGTTTTTAAATTGGATTGACTAGAGCACAAGTTAAGCAAAAATAGATTACAAGACGCGGACAGAGCAAACAGGTGCAGCACTGATGCTATGCTATAGTGGTTTTATTACCTTCTTATATATCAATATTCATATCTCAACACTTGTATATCAATACTTATACTTCAATAGGAATCGCTTATATGCGCTATCAAAATACCTATGGCAAATTAGATACTCGCCTCTATCACAAGCAGCCACCAACGCCACTTAATAACCCACGTGTTGGTCATTTTAATACGCAAGTCGCGCAGCAATTAGGCTGGACAGAAGATAGCGATTTAATGGTGCGCTGGGTTGATATTGTCGGTGGTCATTATGTGCCTGCCGAGTTTGAACCGTTGGCCATGGCCTATGCCGGTCATCAGTTCGGACAATGGGCTGGACAATTGGGTGATGGCCGCGGCTTATTAATGGCCCAAGTCCTCGATAATAATGATCAATTGCAAGATTTGCATCTAAAAGGCTGCGGTCTGACACCCTACTCGCGGATGGGTGATGGACGAGCAGTATTACGGAGCACAATCCGTGAGTATCTGTGCGGTCATGCTCTGACTCAGCTCGATATCCCCTCCTCTAATGCGCTTGGCTTCGTGGTATCTGATACGCCTATACGTCGTGAGCGTATGGAAGCTGGTGCCGCATTGATGCGCGTCGCTGACAGCCATATTCGCCTCGGTCATGTCGAGTGGATTGCCAGCTTTGCCCCTGATTTACTGGGTGAATTTACTGATTATATGATTGATACTTATTATCCAGAGTGCCGTGACAGTGAAAAACCAGTATTGGCATTTTTGCAGGCAGTGGTCGAGCGTACGGCTCGTATGATTGCCGACTGGCAACTGATTGGCTTTGCTCACGGGGTAATGAATACCGATAACTTGTCTAT of the Psychrobacter sp. LV10R520-6 genome contains:
- a CDS encoding acyl-CoA desaturase, whose translation is MNGAIDIRELEFTKAPINWIPAALLVATPIAAAVITPWYLMTHQVSAPVWGVFGAFMVWTGISITAGYHRLLSHRAYKAHPIVKNFLLLGSTLALQGSAFDWVSGHRSHHRHVDHRLDDPYSAQRGFWFSHVGWMLRNYPSGKFDYKNIPDLTKDKVLQIQHKYYGLWVLATNVGLVAAIGWLLGDVWGTLVLVGLLRLVLTHHFTFFINSLCHMFGTRPYTDTNSARDNFMLAIFTWGEGYHNYHHFFQYDYRNGVKWWQYDPTKWLIAGLSKVGLTTELRTIDDTTIKHAEVQMQFKKAQQQIDTVNAVGLDIPHAMQSFQDRIKFEYDAFTQTVEEWQALKAKSVELKKTEFADRLHEADEKLKLEYAKIEQKILEHNDNLKIAFRSIGHSSKAA
- a CDS encoding glycerophosphodiester phosphodiesterase; amino-acid sequence: MINFKNTRLVGHRGARSEVLENTLSGFQHAQRLQPRGLAGIEFDVQLTSDGHLVIFHDETLQRLCGLPSRIDQLNLIEIQRHLQSGHQIITLDKLSQALSASADRPSVLNSSASKLLSTAQKRAQNNLLGLPNFPSFTETTALKLPANTLTQFTHIELEIKTHNRTDYPKLIKALKRYLIDSPLAGLPIVLTSFDVQLLAQLQRDKLLTHIPRGLLARTPELLVTAPNTALQLGCTQLGIYYLLLSQSVIQHCHRYGLPVSAWTVNDIEVIKQLVKWQVDVIITDIPSQLL
- a CDS encoding protein adenylyltransferase SelO, producing MRYQNTYGKLDTRLYHKQPPTPLNNPRVGHFNTQVAQQLGWTEDSDLMVRWVDIVGGHYVPAEFEPLAMAYAGHQFGQWAGQLGDGRGLLMAQVLDNNDQLQDLHLKGCGLTPYSRMGDGRAVLRSTIREYLCGHALTQLDIPSSNALGFVVSDTPIRRERMEAGAALMRVADSHIRLGHVEWIASFAPDLLGEFTDYMIDTYYPECRDSEKPVLAFLQAVVERTARMIADWQLIGFAHGVMNTDNLSITGSTLDFGPFGFMERFDPAWVNNHSDHTGRYAYQNQPAIGHWNLNVWLPHFMRLTQAGVTRDSLAECLAPYEPTFMQHYQQGLCRKLGLPHQPESLKLAFEWLTLLEDNLLDYTNSFRALLGLIAPNDHPYEQQLLATMIAELDGEPLQVWQDWSARYLAQIENLSNDQVINELQTNNPVYILRNSMAQHAIDAAEQGQFEEVDRLYTLLASPYSVQDIATELDSRPPAPNAPQMPISCSS